Sequence from the uncultured Bacteroides sp. genome:
TTCCATATTAGTCCACCCGTTAGTACCTGTAGTGCCATTGACGCCAATGTTCCAGTTATTATTATTAATAACCTGAGACAGCATGTTGTTAAGCTGTCCGGATACGGTGGAAGATAACACAGAGGTCATGGCATTGGAATTTTGTGTAGCCGTTGAATAGTCCGGTGTATAGAACTTACCGATACCCAGCAGGTAAAGCGTTTGCATGCTTATCTGATCTTCCGTGCTGATTACGTTTTGAATAATACGTTTTTTCTCTTCACTTTCACTAGGAAGCTCAATGCCTAACTTTACCGTTGGGTGAAGCAGATTGCCGCTGATGTCCATGATGCAGTTTACTTTTACGTTAGATTTCTTAAGCTCGTCTGGAACCTCAGAACCTAAATCACTTAAGGAAACTGAGTTTACTGTGTAAGCGGCTTTTATATCCAGATTGGCATTTAGCGGACTGCCATTGAAGTTGATGCTACTGCCCGAGCTGATGTTAAAGTCTTTACGGATAACCTCCTGAAAGCTGAACTTATATGTTCCGCGATCAATGGTATAGTTACCAAACATCTTTACGTCTCCCTTATTATAATATTCCACTCGCATGTTTCCTGAGCCTTTTCCTATGATGTAGTCATTGGCAACTGGATCGGTCACAATCTTCATTGATGCATCTGGTGTAGCATCAATCAACATATTCAGGCGGATATCCATGGCGGATGATTCGGCTTCCTTTTCCATGTGTTTTAAGAAGTAATCAACAACAACAGTTGTGTCTTCCTGAACTTTGCGTTTCGGTGTTTTGTCAACGAAGGTAACAAACTGGTTGCTCACTGCCGATGAGGTGTTGGCAAGCATGTAAACAAAGCTGGTGTTTCGGTTGGTGCTCATGGCAACATCTACGTTCAGGCCCGAGTTGTCTCCTGAAAGCGAAGCATTTCCTGTGCCATATACTGTGCCATAGAAAGGCATGTCGGGGGTTTCTTTGGTGTTATATACCAGCATGTTTTTCGCATCCATCTGGAAATGATAATTCATGTTCTTAAAGTGTTCATGGCGCACATAGCCGCTAACCACTCCGGTGTGACCTTCCGGGTCAAGTACTTTGGCATTCTTTAAAGAAATCTCAGTAGGAATGAGGCGTACCGAATCTTTCAGGGCAAAGGTGGTGTTGAGCACATTAACCTTGAAGGAGGCATCGGCTAAAGCTGATCCTTCCAGGGTGAGTGCCTTGAATAACCCGAATAATCGGATATGTCCCGTGGCTCGTCCTTTGATGTTGGAGGCTATACTTTGCAGATAGGTGTTCAGAAAAGCAACATTGGTGTTTTTTGCATTAATGTCAAGATCCAGACCTGCTTTCTTAGGGAATATGTACCCTTGTACATTGGATTCTGAAACGTTTGGCTCTTTAATTTTTGCATTCAGGAAGATGCCTTCTTTTTCTTTGTCCCACTCTCCGTATACATTCATGTCACCAAGCACGCCTTTGTTAAACGCAAAGTTCTTAACGAAAAGCTGAGTGTTCATAATAGGGCTTTTCATTACCTGATTCATATACATGGTGCCGGTTGCATGGCCTGTTAAATCAACCGATTTGAGATTTACAATATCAAATACATATCCTATATTGATGTCTTTTAATTCTACTTTTACAGTGTCATTAATATTTTTGGTAGCCTTTCCGTTGATGCGCAGATATTGATCTTTATGCTTGAACAGGAAATTATCAACATATACTCTTCCCGAATCTAATTCGATGTGAGAGGGGTGGATATTCCAAACTGTATCATTTAAAATAACTTCTGTGGGCTCTATGTCTATCTTGGCCTGGAGAATAGGATTTGCTCCTGCTGTTTTAAAGAAGTTGGTGATGGAAGAGAACTTGCCACTGTATGTTTGAACGGCATTGTTTCCCCAATTTATTGATGTATGAACTTTATCGTTCTGCGCCAAAGCTTCTACTGACAAATTGACTGTGGAGCCGTTCTTTAATCTGTTATTTGCCCTGACCTGACATTTAAATTGTTTGTCGGCACTTTCACAAAGAACCATCCCTGATTCAAAAAACATATTCTTATATTGTACGCTGGGAAAGTATCCGTCAATTTTAAGTGTATGATCGTTATCATTAAAATAACCTTTTATTGAGCTCTGCTTGTATACACTTAAAGGTATATCAAAAACGGTGGGCAGAATATCTGTGTTATAAATGTGTATGTCAAAGCTGAAATCGTTGTGCGGATCTTTATATTTCTTGTTTACTGTAAGCAATGAAGGGATATATCTTTGCACAGTTTTCATAATACTCACCGGAATTGTTTGGTATGAGTAGTTGCCTTCTACTTTTGCTTTTAAGAACTCAGAGTTTAGCTCCAGACTTTTTTTACCATCAATTCTTTTTGCAGCAATATTCAGGTTGTTCATGAAGTATTTCTTCTCCGGACTCACAAAGGCAAAGCTGTCTACATTGATTTGTCCAATCATGTCATCAATGGAGCGTCCGGTAAAATCGGCATCTATACTTAAAGAAAATTTAGCTTCTTTGTATTTGTTGGTAAGGTGCAGATTGTATGGATTCACATCTTTAATGTCGGCATGAAAGTTGAACGTTGGTGTTTTCTGGGAAAGATTAATCTTTCCATTCATTGAAACGTTTCCGTTATTGTCATTTAATGTGGCCTTTCCATCGAAACCTCCGTTTTTGTATAATCCGTCAAGTTCAATATTCTTGTATTCGTAACCACTATATTCTAATGATGCAACCAATCCTTTCAATGAGATATTTGGCTTTACACCTTTAATATGTGTTCCCTTCACTTCCAGATTAAGTGAAGTCTTTCCAAACAGTTCTTCATTGCCAAGTAATCTTCCCAAATTAAACTTGTCTGTTTTTACGGCTCCGGAGTAATTATAAGAACCTTTGGCTTTTTCAGAACTGAACTTCACATCGGTTTTCACTGTTCCCAGTCCGGTATTGAAAGTTCCGTAGGTAACTAAATCATTGAAGTAACCCGATACTTCACCTCTAAAAGCTATATTCCCCAATCGTTTTAATATATCAGGTGTGCCCGAAAAGTTCTTAACCAGATTTCGTACAAGGAAGTCCATTCCGGCACGGTTAATTTTCAGTTGTTTGATATCACCAAAGAAATAGGTGTCTTTTATGTGTGACAGATCCTGGAATGTTGTTTCGGCTGCTATAGTGAGATTATTGTTGGCGTTGATTCTCAGTCTGGATATTGCCAACTGATTAATGGTTCCATCTATCCCTAACTCTAAATCAATTCTGTCCCTGAAGTTGGCAAGTGCCGGAACAAGAGGAGAGATGTCATGAAGTACAATAGACGAAGGAAGTATCCGTGTGGAAAAAGAAACTTCATTTGTAATGTTCTTAAAGGCTTTAAAGCCATCGTATGAAATCTTAATAGGAGACAGCTGAATTTTTGTTTCCGGTAATCCGATAATGAAATTCTCTATTCTGGCTCCTTTGGTGTTACCAACTATCTTTAATGATAATTTTTGCAGCTCTATACCTGATTTCTCGCTTAGGCTTAACCTCTTGATAGATGCGTTTATGGAGTCTTTGCGCAATGCCTTCAGAGATATATTAGCTATAATATTGGATAACTGCACATGCTTTGCATTAAACTTGCCTGGACTTTCGGGTTCAGAAAGAATATCATAATTAAATGTACCCCGACGAATAAGCACAGAGTTAATGCGCAAATCGAGCTTGCTTTCTTTCTTAACTGTGTCTTTACTGGCAAATGCGTCCAAAACAAATTTGCAGTTAATGGGATCTTTGGGAGTTTTTTTATTCAGATGGATATTAAATCCAAAGAGCTGAACGCTTCGGATTGTAATTTTACCTTTGAATAAAGGTAGGATCTCAAATTTAGCAGAAAGGCGGGATACCTTCAGCATCTCTTTTTTCGACTGATCTTTCAGCAATACATCATCTATAATAATTCGGTTCATCAGTCCGATATCTATTCTTCCGATAGTTAATTCTGTATGAAGGATTTTTTCTAACTCGTCAGTGGCTATAATTGCCATTTTGTGTTGAATATATGGGATATTCAACAATATAATAATCCCCAGGTAAAAGCCTATTACCACTGAAAGGAATATTAATACTATTTTTCTAGCTGTTCTGATAAACCAAATCTTTATTGAATGAACAAAAATAAGGATTATTGTTCATTTAAAAACTATGTATTCCGATAATTTCTGATATTTAGTTTCTTTTTGGACAATTTGTATGAGAAATGGACCAATTAGAATCTTTATAAGCAACGTACCTTTGCAGAATCGAATTATTAATAGATACTAGTTTATGGATATGAATGCTGCTATACTTATTTATGGACCGGATTGTAACTCAACCCGGTTGTTGCAAGAGTCTTTTCGAAATGAGAATTTAGAAGTAAAGCTATGCTCTGATGTGGACAGTGCTTATGGTTATTATTGTGATAAGCGACCACAAGTTTGTATTCTGCATGAATTTCCTTCACAGGACAGTTGTTTTCCATTAGCAAGGCGAATACTGGCGTTTTGTAGAGACTCATATCTTATATTTATTTTCAAACAAGATAAGATGGTTAATTTTAGAATTGGCTATCAATTAGGGGCTGATGATTGTTTAATGGTTCCGTATGATACAGATGAGCTGAAATTAAGGCTGAAAGCAATGATAAGAAGAGGATATAATACAAAAACGAAATCTTCAAATCAATATGTGTTAGGAAAATATCTTTTTGATGCTCAGAAAGGTTTTCTGTATTTTAATCAATCAAAGATTCATCTTACAACCAGGGAGGCTGATTTGCTGTCACTTCTATGTAAAAGGATGAATGAATTTGTATCTAAGGATGATGCCCTGAAGATGATTTGGAGTGCAGAAGAGTTTGCAAATTCTCGTGTACTCTCAATATATATATTTAAATTAAGGCAAATATTCAAAAATGATCTCTCAGTTCAAATAATAACACAGCATGGAACTGGATATAAGTTAACTTCAAATTCAATAAACAGGATTGCTGATGTTGTACCTTTCAAATATAACTGGCTGTAACATAATACAAAGTTTAGTTTTATAGTCTTAATCTTCCTTTAAGCATCAATTATAAATTATTTTTTTCTTATTTTTGCACGTTTATATTAAGGTTATGTCTGTCTTGAGAAAAGTAGATATAGCCGGCAAAGGTTATGAATTATATAAAACAAGGCAATTATGTCATTGAAAAGGATAAAAAATAATTGGCATCCTGTAAAAGGAGAGCCGCTTTCAGAATTAGATAAGAAGGTTCTTTATCACCAAAATAAAGGCTATTTAGTGCCTAAACGTAAGTTAATCAAAACTCCGGAACAGATTGAGGGTATTCGTAAAAGTGGCCTGATAAATACTGGTGTTCTTGACCTGATAGCTGAAAATATTCACGTGGGAATGTCTACTGCCGAGATAGATAAGTTGGTCTATGATTATACGGTGGCACATGGAGCTATTCCTGCTCCGTTGAATTATGAAGGATTTCCAAAAAGTGTTTGTACATCTATCAATGATGTAGTGTGTCACGGAATTCCTAGTGAAGATGAAATTCTTAAGGAAGGTGATATTGTTAATGTGGATGTTTCTACTATATTTGAGGGCTATTTCTCGGATGCTTCACGAATGTTTATGATAGGAGAGGTAAAACCTGAGCTGAAGAAATTGGTAGAGGTAACAAAGGAGTGTCTGGAGATTGGAGTAAAGAAAGCAAAGCCATGGGGATTTCTTGGAGATATAGGATCGGCCATTGAATCTCATGCTGAAAAGAATGGCTTTTCGGTTGTAAGGGATTTATGTGGACATGGCGTTGGACTGGAATTTCACGAAGAACCGGATGTGGAACATTTTGCTAAGAAGGGAAAAGGTATGTTATTGGTTCCTGGAATGGTATTTACCATTGAACCAATGATTAATATGGGTGATTACGATGTGTTTGTTGACGAAGAAGATGGATGGACTGTATTAACAGATGATGGACTTCCTTCTGCGCAATGGGAATATACACTGGCTATCACGGAAACAGGAGTGGAAATACTGACTCAT
This genomic interval carries:
- a CDS encoding translocation/assembly module TamB domain-containing protein, translated to MAIIATDELEKILHTELTIGRIDIGLMNRIIIDDVLLKDQSKKEMLKVSRLSAKFEILPLFKGKITIRSVQLFGFNIHLNKKTPKDPINCKFVLDAFASKDTVKKESKLDLRINSVLIRRGTFNYDILSEPESPGKFNAKHVQLSNIIANISLKALRKDSINASIKRLSLSEKSGIELQKLSLKIVGNTKGARIENFIIGLPETKIQLSPIKISYDGFKAFKNITNEVSFSTRILPSSIVLHDISPLVPALANFRDRIDLELGIDGTINQLAISRLRINANNNLTIAAETTFQDLSHIKDTYFFGDIKQLKINRAGMDFLVRNLVKNFSGTPDILKRLGNIAFRGEVSGYFNDLVTYGTFNTGLGTVKTDVKFSSEKAKGSYNYSGAVKTDKFNLGRLLGNEELFGKTSLNLEVKGTHIKGVKPNISLKGLVASLEYSGYEYKNIELDGLYKNGGFDGKATLNDNNGNVSMNGKINLSQKTPTFNFHADIKDVNPYNLHLTNKYKEAKFSLSIDADFTGRSIDDMIGQINVDSFAFVSPEKKYFMNNLNIAAKRIDGKKSLELNSEFLKAKVEGNYSYQTIPVSIMKTVQRYIPSLLTVNKKYKDPHNDFSFDIHIYNTDILPTVFDIPLSVYKQSSIKGYFNDNDHTLKIDGYFPSVQYKNMFFESGMVLCESADKQFKCQVRANNRLKNGSTVNLSVEALAQNDKVHTSINWGNNAVQTYSGKFSSITNFFKTAGANPILQAKIDIEPTEVILNDTVWNIHPSHIELDSGRVYVDNFLFKHKDQYLRINGKATKNINDTVKVELKDINIGYVFDIVNLKSVDLTGHATGTMYMNQVMKSPIMNTQLFVKNFAFNKGVLGDMNVYGEWDKEKEGIFLNAKIKEPNVSESNVQGYIFPKKAGLDLDINAKNTNVAFLNTYLQSIASNIKGRATGHIRLFGLFKALTLEGSALADASFKVNVLNTTFALKDSVRLIPTEISLKNAKVLDPEGHTGVVSGYVRHEHFKNMNYHFQMDAKNMLVYNTKETPDMPFYGTVYGTGNASLSGDNSGLNVDVAMSTNRNTSFVYMLANTSSAVSNQFVTFVDKTPKRKVQEDTTVVVDYFLKHMEKEAESSAMDIRLNMLIDATPDASMKIVTDPVANDYIIGKGSGNMRVEYYNKGDVKMFGNYTIDRGTYKFSFQEVIRKDFNISSGSSINFNGSPLNANLDIKAAYTVNSVSLSDLGSEVPDELKKSNVKVNCIMDISGNLLHPTVKLGIELPSESEEKKRIIQNVISTEDQISMQTLYLLGIGKFYTPDYSTATQNSNAMTSVLSSTVSGQLNNMLSQVINNNNWNIGVNGTTGTNGWTNMEFEGMLSGQLLNNRLLINGNFGYRENPTVTTNFVGNFDLEYLLTNEIRMKAYNQANDRYYTRTTLNTQGLGIMYKKDFDTWNDLLPWNRKKKKQLVQPKDSIAPEPKVQNVPQSKKKRER
- the map gene encoding type I methionyl aminopeptidase; the encoded protein is MSLKRIKNNWHPVKGEPLSELDKKVLYHQNKGYLVPKRKLIKTPEQIEGIRKSGLINTGVLDLIAENIHVGMSTAEIDKLVYDYTVAHGAIPAPLNYEGFPKSVCTSINDVVCHGIPSEDEILKEGDIVNVDVSTIFEGYFSDASRMFMIGEVKPELKKLVEVTKECLEIGVKKAKPWGFLGDIGSAIESHAEKNGFSVVRDLCGHGVGLEFHEEPDVEHFAKKGKGMLLVPGMVFTIEPMINMGDYDVFVDEEDGWTVLTDDGLPSAQWEYTLAITETGVEILTH
- a CDS encoding response regulator transcription factor is translated as MDMNAAILIYGPDCNSTRLLQESFRNENLEVKLCSDVDSAYGYYCDKRPQVCILHEFPSQDSCFPLARRILAFCRDSYLIFIFKQDKMVNFRIGYQLGADDCLMVPYDTDELKLRLKAMIRRGYNTKTKSSNQYVLGKYLFDAQKGFLYFNQSKIHLTTREADLLSLLCKRMNEFVSKDDALKMIWSAEEFANSRVLSIYIFKLRQIFKNDLSVQIITQHGTGYKLTSNSINRIADVVPFKYNWL